ATGGCAATGCCAATTTGCAGCAGCAGGCGGTGGGGATCTTGGGGGTAAATTTATTATATGCCTGTTATCGCTATCATGCGGATTATAAAGAGCTTTTGGCCTCTTTGCTGGATAAGCTGGAGGATCGGATTCGGATTGATGTGGTACGCATGAAAGGGCCCGATTTTGAACATATTGACAATCGTCTATTGCTCTTATCTTTAATAGAGCAAAACCTGACCGATGTGGCTGTTTTTGATAAGAAGGGGCAGCCCGTTCATATATCGGAGTTCTTGTATAAGAAAAACCTCTTGTTGGTTCGGGGCAACTACAATCCGTCTACCTTGCTGAGCCTAGATATGATTCGGGCCTCGGCGGCGCAATTTAGGGCCGACTTTAGTCGGCGGGCCATGGACTGCTTTGTCATGACCGAAATGACCCTTGATAGTCTGCAGGGAGAAGAAAATACCACCGATGAGAAAAACTTTTTGGAACGGGCGCGCTTGCTCAATCATTTGGGGCAGTATGTAATGATTACGGACTGCGACCGCTACCATAAGCTCATTCAATACGCCTTTGATTATCGGATTCAGCATTTGGGCTTGGTCCTTGAAAACAATTTGCTGCTTAGCTTGCTATCGGGCAAATATGAACGGAATAAAGATGGGCGTTTGCTCACGGCCTTTGGCGAGGTATTTACCCGCAATGTGACCCTTTATGCCTATCCAGAACTCAAGGAAGGCAGTGGAGAGCTGTTGCAAACCCATAATTTGCCCATTCCAGAAGGTATGCGCAACCTCTATCAGCATTTGCTGGACCAGCGGCAGATTCGAGATGTAGAAGGCTATAATGAGGATGTTTTACATATTCGCTCTAGAGAAGCCCTGCGCAAAATACAGGCGGCAGAAGAAGGCTGGGAGGCCATGTTATCGGATCGTGTGGCGCGTTATATTCAGGAAAGAGGGGCCTTTGGTTTTCCATTAGAAAGCATGGAGTTTGACTATTAAGCCGCTGGCCAAAAAAGCCAAAGAAAAACTTAAATAGGGGCACATTTTTTGATAGGCAAACGGCCGAAGTTAAATAGCATGGAAAAACAATAAATCAATGAAAACCAAAGGACTAGCGCCTGTACACTATCTTTTATTTTTAGTTTTCTTACTCCCTACTCGCAGTTTTACCCAACTGCAGTTTAAGTTTCAGCCCCGAGAGCAAGAAAAAGGGGCCTTCCGATTTTTTGAGCCCAAGGCTGAAGGCATTTCTCCGATCAATTTATTCTTTTTGGCCAAGTTCTCAGAACTGATGTATTTAGAGCGGATGGAGTACCAGCTGCGCTATCTAGAAAATGGCTATCAGCCAGTAGACAGCATTCCAGATTCGGAGTGGATCAAGCAATATGCAGCAGTTAATGACGACAATTTTCAGGAGGCTTTTCAGCTGCGCTTTGCTCATTATTTTGATTATCCCCGACAGTTAACGGGGATGAAAGAGGAGCAGCCTCCGCAGACCAAGAGTACCTTCCACTTTATGCGGAAAATGGCCTATTTGGGGGGCAAGAAAGATCAGGGGCTAGATCCCGAGTTGATGATTGTGAATACGCCTAGAGCAGTCGTTTTGGTCTATAGAGGCACCGATAAAGTAGAAGAAAACGAATGGAGCGAATGGAAGGGGACCGATTTTCGGATTCAGTTGGTTCAAGCGGGGGGCTTTCTCATCAATACTAAGGTGCATAAGGGCTTTTGGCAGAGCTTTGACCTGATTCGAGATGAGTTGATGCGAACCTTACAGCAAAAAGAGTTTAAACACAAACCTATCTGGATTACTGGACATAGTTTGGGTGGTGCTATGGCCATTATTTCGGGCGCTTACCTAAAAGCGGCGGGTCTACCCGTGCAAAATGTCTATACTTTTGCCTCGCCCCGAACTATTGGAAATAAGAAGTTTGCTGAAAAACTAGCGCAGCTACTGCCGAATAAGGTCCACCGATTTGAGTATTATCTCGACCCCGTGAGTATTCTTTGGGCGCCGGGCTATACCAATTGCGGGCAGCGGCATTGGTTTGATGCTGAAGATCTTGGCGGCTATCAATTGCATGAAAATGTAAGAGAACGCTATACTCCGCTTTCTCCTTTCAAGTTTCATAAACACCCTTTCAGAGATAAAAGAACGCTGGGCGAACTTCGCCTGAAAAAGGAAATGGAAAATGCTTGGTTGCCGGCTTTGCCTATTCGCTTTTGGTATCATAATCCGCAGTTTTACGTAAAAGCCGCCTATGAGCAGCTCACGGAAGAGCAAAAGAAGGTCTTACCCGGAGTAGACGATAGTTTTCCCTATCTCTATTTTGGCGGAAAATCTGGCATGCCAGGCTCTAAGTAGTTGGCTATTTTAGAGCTAGCAGCTCTGTTCTAGACAAAAGGCCCAAAACCTTAGTTTTGGGACTTGTCCAAAAAATACTGAGTTCGCTTAAAAAAAGAGACTAAAAAGATGTAACAAAATGAAGCCCTAGCCATTTATAAAATGGCTAGGGCTTTTTTTAGAATGCTAGCCTTTGCTGTTTTTTAGGTTAATCAAAATAATATATCTGTAAAAGGGGGTTTTTGTTGCCTTAAATTTTGCTATTTAATGCCCTAACTACTTACTTTTACATTGACTTTTGGTCAAATAATCAGCAAAATTCAATTGTCTAACTAAAACTAACATTCATGAGGTTACTCTACAGCTTACTGCTATTTACTGGACTGACTACAGGTCTTTTGGCCCAAAAACCAGCCAATGCACCCCGACCTGCCCAAAATCAAACTAGTTTTCAACGCACGCCCTCTGGCCATATTCGCTGTGCTACTGTTGAAATGGAAGCTGAACGCATGCGCAAGCAGCTCAAAACAAATTATGTAGAAGATTTTGAACGCTGGATTGCCCCTAAAGTAGCGGAATACAAACAAAAAGCGGCTAGAGGCGGTGCCAAATCAGTGGTCTATAGAATTCCTGTGGTGGTGCATGTACTACATAATGGCGACCCCATAGGCACAGACGAAAATATTTCTGATGCCCAAATCTTGTCACAAATTCAGGTAATGAATGAGGACTTCCGCAAATTGGCAGGAACCCCCGGCGATGGATCTGGGGTAGATGTGGAGATCGAGTTCTGTATGGCCCAATATGATGAAACAAATGGACCGTCTACTGGAATTAACCGTGTAAATATTGGACAAACAGGGGTTACTAGAAATCAATTAGAAAATACGATTAAGCCTAACACACAATGGGACCCTACCCAGTACCTGAATATGTGGACCTGCCGCTTTGTGGCTCCAGATGCAAGCTTATTGGGGTACGCCCAATTTCCAGATGCCTCTGGCTTAGCTGGTATGCCTGGAGGTGGTGCCGCAAATACAGATGGAGTCGTTATGCTTTTTAGTGCCTTTGGTTCTTCGGCGATTGCGCCTGGCGGAACCTATAACGCACCCTACGATCTAGGTCGAACAACTACTCATGAGGTGGGCCACTGGCTTGGCCTTCGCCATATCTGGGGCGATGGCAACTGTTCTGTAGATGACTTTTGTGCAGATACTCCAGAGTCTGATGCGGCTAACTTTGGTTGTGCTACGGGCCATGTTTCTTGTACTACTACAGATTTAGTCGAGAATTATATGGATTATTCTAATGATGCCTGTATGAATAACTTTACTGCTGACCAAAAAGCACGGATGGTCGTGGTCATGAATAACTCGCCTCGTCGGATGGAACTAGCTAGCTCTACCAAATGTGCACCTCCAACGCCAACTATTGCCTTTGATTTGGACCAAACGGCAGTAACTGAAGGGACCGATTGTAATTTTCAGGAGTTTACCCTAGATCTCAATATTGCTCTTCCCCCTTCTGATGATGCCGTCATTACTTTTGTTCCTTCTGGAACGGCTACCCAAGGCGAAGATTATGACTTTTTTCCTAGCTCAGTTACCTTTTTAGCGGGCCAACAAAACACTCAAACCCTAACGGTTCGTATCTATAATGATGGAATTATTGAAGCAACAGAAGACTTTACTATTGGCATGAATCTAAGCACTGTAGGCGATGCCGCAATTACAACAGCCGATACTCGCCAACATGTATTTACGGTCCAAGATGATGATTATGCGCCTATCGCTAACCAATTAGTTGATGTGATCAATGTAGACTTTGAATCTGGTGGCGGTGGATTTACAACCGATGGAAACGCAGGTTCTGACCTCTTCGGTCTAGGTACTGCCGCTACAGCTTCTAGTGCATTTTGGACCATCGACAACAGCAATGCAACTACTTTTGCTTATACCAATGATGATGAATGTAATTGCGATAAGGGCGCAGATTACCTCCTTTCTCCGGTCTTTAGCTTGCAAAATGCCAATTCTACAACCTTTAGCTTTGATCATGCTTTTGCCGATGAAGCGCCTGAAACTGGAGTGGTTTCTATTTCTACCAATGGCGCCGCAGGTCCCTTTGTACCCCTCCTAACGCTAAGTAATACTAGCACAAATGATGGTGGAGGTCGCCGGACGACACCCTGGGTAACTGTCAATAGCAATCTAGATGCTTACCTTGGCCAAAATAACCTTATGCTCCGCTTTGAGTATAGCGATGGCGGCGACTGGATGTATGGCATGGCCATAGATAATATCCTTTTGCAGGCTAACTTTAATACGAATATCCAAGAGGCTGTGAATACGGCCAATAATGATGATCTTCCCCTTGGCCCAAACAATATGGTGTATTTCTACGATCCCGCTACTTCTAATGTGATGGGAAGCATTGAAAATACTTCGGCTTGGGACTATGGTTGTACCACTCTAGAGGTAGACCGCTCTACGGCGAGTAATGCTGGACCTACCGCTCCTTTCATCGATTTGCTTGCAGCCAATGCCCTAATGGCCAAAACCTTTTACCTAGATCCCTCTAGCAATAATGCCTCAGGAACCTATAACGCAACTTTCTATTTTACAGAAGCAGAAATCGCCGCTTGGGAGGCCGCTACTGGAAAAACAAGAGCCGATCTCAAAATTGTAAAGGTGGCCAATAATCCAATTTCAGATGTGACGCCTGGCAATTATGCGAGCTATAATATCGAATATGTTCCAGCAACTATAGGTAGCTTTGGCGCCAATGGCGTAACGCTTTCGGCTAACTTTAGCACCGGCTTTTCTGGCTTTGGTTTTGGCGATCCTAGTCCCACTTTGTTGTCTAATAACCTACTCTCTTTTGAGGCCAAAAGAGCCGGAGACCAAGCTTTGCTAAGCTGGGAAACAACCGCCGAGGAAGGCTGCAATAGCTTTAGCCTACAGCATTCTGCAAATGGAATTGACTTTGAAGATCTTTTCCAAATTACGGCAGAAGGCCAAGCCGCTAGCTATCAGAAAGTTCATGCACGGCCGCTCAATGGCTATAATTATTATCGCCTCTTGCAGCATTTTGATAATGGCAGCACCTATTACTCTTCGGTCCGTGTACTCGATATGCGCCGTAATACCCTAGAGGCCATTCGCCTACAACCCAACCCCGCCCGAGAGCAAATTAACCTGCTATTTTACAGCAACTACAATAGCGAGATCCAAATGGAAATTGTAGATGCTTTGGGCCGACAAATTACGCCTCCAACAAGAGTGAGCGTGAGTGAAGGAGAGAACCAATTCCAGTTCCCACTTCAAGATTTGGCCGCCGGAATTTACTTCTTGCGCATCCAGCAAGGCGGGCAGAACTACCACCGCCGCTTTGTCAAACAATAATAGGCAGCTACTGCTTGATTATTAAATAGACAGCTCAACAGTTTTGTTGGGCTGTTTTTTTTGGGGCTGCCCCTCCCGCTGGGTTGAAAGCCAGCGCAAAGCGGTATCGCTTTGCGAAGCTATACAAAATGAGGGTTAAAACCCTCATGAATTATCGCTCGGGTCGGGCTGTTTCAGGGCTCGCAGGTCTGCTCGGCCCTGCGCCAGCAAGCTGGCTAGGTCTGGCCTTCGGCCACCCTTGTCCATCCCTCAGCCTGCGGCGCTTCGCGCCTGTAGGACGCAGATTTGGACCTCCAATATATTATTGCGTAGCAATACCGCTTTAAAGGGCCGAAGGCCCGCGGCTGAGGGGCTGTAGCAGGGCCGCCGAAGGCGGCAGACCCAGCGGGCGCAGCCCGCGCAGGGCCGAGCAGACCTGCGAGCTGCGCAATGGCCCGACCCGCCCGCAGGGCGGGGCAGCCCCAAAAAAATAAGAAAAAGAGAAGGCAGCTATTTGGGTTTTAGATTTCCCTTGGGCTGCTTATCTTTGGAGCTTATATAAAAAATGAAACATGAAACGGATCGGATTATTAGCCATTATTTTAATCATCTTATTGGGTTTGGCCTATTGGCTTTGGCAAGGGCGCGAGGAGTACAAAGACAGCTTTACAGAGGTAGAGCATACGCAATTTGCGGTAGAAAACGCTCGAGAGGTTTTGCATAAAATCTTTTTGGCCGATAAGCAGGGCAATCAGGCCCTTTTTGAAAAGCAGTCGGATGGCAGCTGGACCTATACCAATCAGGCGACGGGCAAGGTTTTTCGGCCTAGCCCCAATGCCTTTAATAACTTGATGGAGACCGTAGAAAAGGTACGGGCCAGAAACCGAGTGCCTGCGGCTTCGGTCAATTCGGTCCTTAAAGGGATTGGAAGTATTGGCATCAAGGTAGAGTTGTACAACAAACAAGATAAAAAAATGCGGACCTACTACATTGGTGGTCCAGCCGATGCCGGGCAGGCTACTTTTGCGGTCATGGAAGGTGCTGAGGTGCCTTATATGGTCTATTTGCCTAAGTTTTCGGGCAGTATTGACACCCGCTATACTTGTAGAGAAGAGGCCCTGAGAGATAAGGCCATGTTGCGCATCAACCCCAAAAAAATAGCTTGGTTAGAGATGGAATATTACTCGCCAGAGCAGCGGCCCTATTCTTTTCACATTGATTGCAATGGGGGAGAGGACTATAAATTGCGTCCTTTATACCAGATGCCCAATGGAGAGGATGTAGCCCAGGGGCAGCTGAAAAAGGAGTATATTTCGGCCTATTTGGAGGAAATGGAATTCATGGGGGCCGAGCGTTTGATTTATGATGCGCCTTTGCGAGATTCTATTGTCAAAACGGTTCCTTTTGCCCAATTGCGTTATGAATTTGAGAATGGAAAAAAGGAGCAATTGAGCATTTATCCGGTCATTAACCCTTCTTATGACCGTGGCGATGGTCGTCCGGGTTTGCGCGAGCGCATCATTCGATATTTTGTCGATCGGGATGAGGATCATTTTTATTTGGCCCAGAATCTCGTTTTGCAAAAGCTGCTACGTCCATATGACTTTTTCTTAGTGACGGAGGCTCCCCAGGCTCCCCAACAATAAACTTATGCCCAATCGATTTACTACCGACGAACTGGCCAACTTATTACTGCTGCTGCGGAGTTCGCAGCCCGAAAATGTAGAATTGGCCTTTAGCCTTTTGGCAGAAGGGCCGCAGCCTCCCCAGCTGCTGGCCGCTCTTTTTTATGTCTATCAGTTTGCGCCTACTGCTTCCATTGCCGAGGCGGCCGAGCGTTTGCTACGGGCCAATCCGAGGCTAGCGGCTTCGGGGGTAATGGATTTTTATTGGCAGCAGATTAGCCGATCGCTTCTTTTATCTTCTCAGGAAAAGACCTTGGCCCAGCAGCTTCATCTTTGCCAGGCCGAGGCCGATTTGCCTGCCAAGCTATTGGCCGAATGGCTTTATGAGGACCATAAATTGGGGGCCTACTATTTATTGGATGGGGGCCGAAAGGCCGATGCAGATTTGAGTTTTTGCCAAAAGGGCGATTTGATCGACCTTTCTCAGGCGGGCCTAGAAGAGTTTCCCTTGGCCGTTTTGGCCCATAAAAATCTTCGGCATCTTCGGCTCAATGATAATTTTTTGCGCCGCCTCCCGCCAGAAATTGCCGAGCTAGAGCAGCTAGAAGTCCTAGAGCTATCGGGTAATCAATTGCGTAAATTGCCCAAGGCGTTGTTGTCGCTCAAGCAGCTCAAGCGCCTAGAATTAGGCCGCAACAACCTCAAGCAATTTCCCAGCTTTTTGGCCGAGCTTCCTCAGCTAGAAGCCTTAGAACTGACCGGCAGTTGCCAGGTAAATTTGCAAAGGGGCTTGGCCCTGCCCGAAGAATTTTGTCGCGCTCCAAAGTTGCGGCAACTAGGCCTGGCGAATTACAAACGGCCCTCGCAGAGCCTCAAAGCCTATACGCCCTTTCATAATTATCCTCATTTTAGCGAGCTTCAGCTGCCTGCAGGGCAGCGCCTTCCCTTAGAGCAGCCCTTGGCCATGGCGGCCTTGGCTTTTGAGCAGAACAAAGAGGGTTTGGCTTTTTTGCTTCGCTATAGCGAAGACTCGGAGCAAAAACGTCGCTTATTGGCCCATTTCTATCAGGAAGAAGCCAAAACCATGGACCTTTCTGGGCAGTATTTAGAGCATCTTCCTGCCGAAATTGCCGATTTTGATATAGAGATTTTGGACCTTAGTCAGTGCCGACTAGGCTTGGTGGGCAGTTACTACAAACAAAAGGAAGAGCTATCTAAGGGGGCAAAGCAGGTAGACCGAGAGCGGCTCCATATTTTGGGGCAATTGAAGAATATGCGGGCCTTGTCCTTAAAAAATTGTAGCCTTACAGCCCTGCCCGCCTCCCTATTTGATTTGCCCAATTTAGAGGATTTGGACCTCTCTTATAATCTCTTAGAGGAGTTTCCAGAAAACTGGAGGGGCCTGCCCAATTTGCAGCGCCTTTCCTTTTATCAGAGCTTTTCGGTCTATAGTCCCTCTTTAGAATTACCCAGCAGCTTTTTGCAACTCAAGCAATTGCGAGAGCTTAGGTTCTATTTGCATCGGGCGGCCAAAGAGGGCGTAAAAGAGCAGATTAAGGCGCATTTTGGGCCAGAATTACAATATTTACTCGATTAGTTTTGCTTTTCCCAGGCATAAACCAAGAGAATCATGCGGTCATAGGAGGCCAGACCTTCTTCTACGCCTTGCATTTGCAGGTAGGTTTCGTAGGCAATGCCATGCAGGCCGGGAACAAACTCAAAATAGGGGCCCATTTGCGCATAAATGGCGGCTAAATCTTGATGCACCCCTCTGTCGATTTGTGCTCGCAGATAGCGATAATAGCCGTGGTCACTATACTTTAGCTCGGAGAAAATGTAGCGCCAATAGGCCAGTTGGCCCGTATAACGGATAAAGGCATTGGGAGAGGCCTTACAAGCCAAATAAGCCAAAAAATTGCAGCTGGCCTCATCGCCAAAGCCGTAGCCATGGGCCAGTTCATGCGCAATGGTAAAGGGTTGTTGCAAAGGGTGTAGGGCCGATTCTATATGGGCTTCTCCCGTAAAGGGCCAATAAAATCCAGAGGCATTAAAGCCATAGCCCAAGCCCTTGGGCTGCAAGGCCCGCAATCTAAAATTTGCCTGATGCGGATAGCCCAGTTTGGCCAGCTCAGCCTCCAAACAAGTACGCAGATGAGGCACTATATCTTTGGGCAAAATTGCACTATCTAAAGCAAAACTATCTAATGGACCAATTTCGGCTCGGGCTTGGGCCACCGCTTCGAGTATTCGGCTGCCCTCTGCCCGCATTTCTTCTTGAGAAAGTGGGCGAACGGCCAATTCTAGCTGTTCTTCTAAGGGAATTCTTGCATAATTATAGCCCCAAAGGCCCAAAAAAAGACTAACAATTAGGCCTATGAAATTGGCGCTGGCTCGTAGCTGTAAGCCTAAAAATGCTCTCCAACTGCCAAAAGGCCGGGCCCGAAACAGGGCCCAAATCCGATAGGCGGCCCAAAGGAAAAAGCTGGCCCAAAACAAATAGAAAGCCGCAAAAGGCAGGGGCGAAAAAAGCGCATCTAGTCCTTGGCGGATCCATAAAAAGAGGCCTCTGGCGTAGTAGGTCTCGCAATGGGCCGGAAAAAATCCCCAAAAAACTCTTAGCAAAAGGGCCAAGAGGCCAAGCAGGAAAGGGAAGTAGTTTTTCAGGAAAAACCGCATATTTTCTATATTTTGGACAACTGATTAAAACGAACTCATTTTGGGGCAGCCTAGCGCCCTTTAGCAATAATACTCAAGTTATGGATTTCCTTTTGGCGCTCAAAGCCTTTTTCTTGGGCTTGATTTACCTAGGCGGTATTTTTGCCTTGGCGGGCTTCCTTTTGCCCATTTTTCCGCTTCCCCTGCTCTTGTATATCCGTCAAAAGTTACTCCATTTTAGTGATAAGGTGGCCGTAAAAAATGAGGCTAGAGGACGCCAACTATGGCGCTTTTCTAGGGGCTTAATGATGGGGATTTCGGCCCTCTTACTCTTGGGCCTTATGGCCTACGCCAGCTACAGTTTTCAGTGGGTTTTGGGGCAGTATATCGCTGTAGAAATGCCTGCTTTTTGGGGCTATTTTGCCTTGGGGCTGGCGCTTCCTCTTTTGTATTACTTTTGGGTGGTTTGGAAAATGTACAAGCGGCAGTTGGCTACTTTCTAATGTATAATTTGGGGCTGCCCCGCGCGGCCAACTGCGGCCCAAGGGCCTTGTTGTCGCTTGGGTCGCTCCACTTCGCAGCTCGCAAGCCTGCTCGGCCCTGCAGGCTTTTTCGCTTTGCTTCAAAAGCCTTGGGTCTGCCGCCTGCGGCGGCCCTGCTTCGGCAGCTCAGCCTGCGGCGGCTTCGCCGCCTGTCCGCTGCAGAGGGCCAAATTATCTTGCATAAAACATCAGCTTATGAAAATTACCTTAGTCCAAGCAAATTTGCATTGGGAAGATGCTTCGGCCAATTTGGCCCATTTTGACCAACTTTTGGCGCCTTTGGCCCCCAAAGAAAGTGATTTAATCATCTTGCCCGAAATGTTTACAACGGGCTTTAGCATGAGTCCCCAAAAATTGGCCGAGCCCATGATGGGGCCCGCTATGCAATGGATGCAGCAAAAAGCCCAAGCATTGGAGGCTGTTTTGGCGGGCAGCCTCATTATTGAGGAAGGGGGAAAGTACTACAATCGTTTTGTTTGGATGCCTCCTTCAGGCGATTATCTCTGTTACGATAAAAAACATCTATTTACGATGGCCCAAGAAGAGTTGCATTATGAGGCGGGCCAAGAAAAAATAATCATCGCCTATAAAGGCTGGCGGATCTGTCCTTTTGTTTGCTATGATCTTCGCTTTCCGATCTGGAACCGAAACCGCCAAGAGGAGCCGTATGATTTGGCCATTTATGTGGCCAATTGGCCCGACAAGCGCAGTGCACATTGGCGGGCGCTGCTTCAGGCCCGAGCAATAGAAAACCAAGCTTATGTTGCTGCTGTAAATCGGGTAGGGGTTGATGGCACAGATTTGTATTATTCTGGCTACAGTAGCCTAATTGCTGCCGATGGCAAAATATTGTTTCAGTTAAAAGATAAGGAGCAAATAAAAAATATAAAGATATCTATAGATGAATTATTAGCTATACGGAAAGGGCTCCCTTTCTTGAAGGACCAAGCAAAATAGACTTTTGTATAGAATTATTCTATTTAGAGTCTTAAAGGGAGTGAAAACTTAAATTGTATACTGTAATTAATTATTATATAGTATATTTGAAGACTTGTTCTTCATACATTTTTAGGGGTTAGTACCTGCTCACATTTTTGTGGGCAGGTCTTTTTTACATATAGTGCGTGAAAAATATACATCATGTCATTTTCAGGTGAAAACTGTTAAAAAATAGTAATTCGTTGAATTTCTATCAAAATACATTATATTTGGACTACTTGTTCTTCATACATTTTTAGGGGTTAGTACCTGCTCGCATTTTTGTGGGCAGGTCTTTTTTTTGCCCTGAGGCAAGGGTTGGGCTTGGCGGCGAAGCCGCTAGGGCCCGTAGGGCCCATGGCTGAGGGATGGATAGCAGTGGCCGCAGGCCAGACCCAGCCGCCAAAGGCGGCGCAGGGCCGAGCGAATAGCGAGCTGCGACACAGCCCGACCCGCCCGCAGGGCGGGGCAGCCCCAAAAAAAGAAAATAAAAAAGGGAGCATCGGAAAAAAATCCAATGCTCCCAAAATTTTAGAGAAAGACAGAGGGTTTAGTTACCTCGACGTTTTTGCGTTTTGGCTTCTTCCTTCTTTTCTGCCTCTGTTTTAGTAGTACTTCCACGACGTTTTTGGTCTTTAGTCGAGGTTTTTGTCCGCTTATTGCTTTGCTTTTTATCGTTTACCGTAGATCCACTATTGGTAGAGCTATTTTGGTTATTATTATCAGCTTTGCGGTCGGCGGTATTGCTAGTTCCTCCTCCGGCATTATAAGTAATGGCAAAGGTTTGTGTGGTACTTCCGTTATTGTTTGTGGCGGTAATTTCGAGCAAGTTGCTACCTGGGCGCAGGCCAACATTATTAGCTTGGAAATTGATGCCTGAAAGTTGGAAGTTCGACATATTCTGGCCGTTGAGCTTAAAGCGAACTTGGCTACGATTGTCTACATTCGTGATGGTAGCGCGAACATTGACGGTACGGACCGAGCTCGTTCCAAGGCGAGGGCTAGTAAAGGTAACAGAAGGTTTGGGGCGGCTATTGGCGCCATTATTTCCTCCTGAATTTCGAGGATCCTTGGTATTGTTATTTCCGCCGATGGTGCTAGAGTTTCCGCCAGAAACATTGAGAGAGCAATCGGCTAGGCTAGCGCGTTTATTTTCGGAGTCGCTACCGCCGGTAGTTTGTGCAGAAACGGTAAACGTGATAGCGCCAGAGCCGAGATTGCTTACATCTACGCGGGCGTTTAAGCGGCTACCGGCTAGGGTAAAGTCAGAAACTCTACGGCCATTAACTTGGAAGCTCACTTCATTTTTGCTGCTCACATTAAGGACCTCGGCCGAAACGGCGGCGAAGCACTTATTGAGGTTGGGGCTAATAATTACATTGAGGTTGCGTACATCTGGAGTTGGAGCGGGTTTATAGATCAGGGTAACGGCATCGCTAGCGGTACCAGCGCTATTTTGTCCAGAAATGCTAATGCTATTATTGCCTTGGCGTAGGGGGACATTGGTTGCGCTAAAGCTAGTTCCACTAAAGCTAAAGTTACTCACAGCTCTACCATTCACCAAGAAGCTGACATTGCTACTGCTACTTACATTTCGGATGGTGGCCCGAATTGTCGTGCTATTGCTAGCGGCCGTATAAGGGTTGCTAGAGGGCGTAGTAATATCTACTGTTGGTGGTTGTGGAGCGGGTTGATAGATCACCACGGTTTGGTCAGAGGCATTGCCTTGGGCATTGCTTGCGCTAACGACAAAGGTATTATTGCCCGTATTCAATCGGATATTGGGGGCTGTAAACTTATTGTTGCTAAAGCGGAAGTTGCGGTTGGTTTGGCCATTCACTGTAAAGCGGATATCATTGGCTGAATTGACATTAAAGACATCGGCTTGAATATCGACTTGGTTTTGGGCCACTGTATGTGGATCGGCAGAAGGAGAGGTAATTCTCACCGTAGGTGCAGGTGCTGGCTTGTAGGTAATCACGGTTTGATCAGTAGCGCTACCATCTTGGTTGCGCACCTTGATACTAATTTGATTGCTTCCTTGCTTAAGATTTACCGAAGCAGTAATTGTATTATTGGCAAAATTGAAATTAGACACATTCTGATTATTCAGGCTAAAGCTAATTTCTGATTTGCGGCTAATATTGCTAGTTGTAGCAACGATACGAGTATTGGTATTCGGGCTGT
This genomic interval from Saprospira grandis contains the following:
- a CDS encoding amidohydrolase, producing MKITLVQANLHWEDASANLAHFDQLLAPLAPKESDLIILPEMFTTGFSMSPQKLAEPMMGPAMQWMQQKAQALEAVLAGSLIIEEGGKYYNRFVWMPPSGDYLCYDKKHLFTMAQEELHYEAGQEKIIIAYKGWRICPFVCYDLRFPIWNRNRQEEPYDLAIYVANWPDKRSAHWRALLQARAIENQAYVAAVNRVGVDGTDLYYSGYSSLIAADGKILFQLKDKEQIKNIKISIDELLAIRKGLPFLKDQAK
- a CDS encoding DUF3810 domain-containing protein, coding for MRFFLKNYFPFLLGLLALLLRVFWGFFPAHCETYYARGLFLWIRQGLDALFSPLPFAAFYLFWASFFLWAAYRIWALFRARPFGSWRAFLGLQLRASANFIGLIVSLFLGLWGYNYARIPLEEQLELAVRPLSQEEMRAEGSRILEAVAQARAEIGPLDSFALDSAILPKDIVPHLRTCLEAELAKLGYPHQANFRLRALQPKGLGYGFNASGFYWPFTGEAHIESALHPLQQPFTIAHELAHGYGFGDEASCNFLAYLACKASPNAFIRYTGQLAYWRYIFSELKYSDHGYYRYLRAQIDRGVHQDLAAIYAQMGPYFEFVPGLHGIAYETYLQMQGVEEGLASYDRMILLVYAWEKQN